One bacterium genomic region harbors:
- a CDS encoding SGNH/GDSL hydrolase family protein, which produces MEFSKAKKIIYSFIIVSFLFLSAEGLLRLLRVKFQARYSNLAGRLWMRGGVMQDPDLPWSWMPQPGAICHIDGKTDFRFNSLGYRGPVFTIEKPSDTLRIVCMGDSGTMGWKVGDNETYCTLLPSLIEKKSGIKVETINAGVFGYTSHQGLNQLKRRILPLRPDIITFCYNWNDHAGAIQMFGSGGKGVQKPDRDLPAKKRLWALVALSHLKTFQFLENAILKAEAFAARDINDEGVGTTDPASKIRRVPPDHYRQNLVTMIQIARANKITPVLVTQPFNPKVGPKRKIHRAIQKIYNEIVIEVANKEKVLLVDPRPSLETDVAHFTSNTHPSVSGHKKIARLVANAISNSLRSNLLKSFHCSTYPRAFKFSRTASSSCGVSIF; this is translated from the coding sequence ATGGAATTCTCAAAAGCAAAAAAGATCATCTACTCATTCATCATAGTTTCTTTCTTGTTCCTTTCAGCCGAAGGTCTATTAAGACTTTTGCGGGTTAAGTTTCAGGCAAGATATTCCAACCTCGCGGGTAGACTCTGGATGAGGGGAGGTGTGATGCAGGATCCTGACCTCCCCTGGAGCTGGATGCCGCAACCGGGTGCTATCTGTCATATCGATGGAAAGACCGATTTTCGTTTCAATTCGCTCGGTTATCGTGGTCCAGTTTTCACAATCGAAAAGCCTTCTGACACACTGCGGATCGTATGCATGGGAGACTCAGGAACGATGGGATGGAAAGTGGGAGATAATGAAACGTATTGCACGTTGCTTCCCAGCCTGATAGAGAAAAAATCCGGGATCAAAGTGGAGACGATCAATGCCGGTGTGTTTGGATATACTTCGCATCAAGGATTGAATCAACTTAAGAGAAGGATTTTACCGCTTCGGCCTGACATCATTACCTTCTGTTACAACTGGAATGATCATGCAGGAGCGATCCAAATGTTCGGATCAGGAGGAAAAGGAGTTCAAAAACCGGACAGAGATCTTCCCGCAAAGAAGCGTCTCTGGGCTCTCGTCGCGCTTTCTCATCTTAAAACTTTTCAGTTTCTTGAAAACGCGATCCTGAAAGCCGAAGCCTTTGCGGCCCGAGACATTAACGATGAAGGCGTGGGGACTACGGATCCGGCCTCCAAAATTCGAAGAGTACCCCCCGACCACTACAGGCAGAATTTGGTGACCATGATTCAGATCGCTCGCGCCAATAAAATCACACCGGTTTTGGTGACCCAACCGTTCAACCCTAAGGTAGGACCGAAACGAAAGATTCACCGGGCGATTCAGAAAATATACAATGAGATCGTCATCGAAGTGGCGAACAAAGAGAAGGTTCTGCTTGTCGATCCTCGTCCTTCTCTGGAAACGGATGTGGCTCATTTCACAAGCAATACTCATCCATCTGTCAGTGGACATAAGAAAATCGCCAGGTTGGTTGCAAATGCCATTTCCAATTCGCTCCGTTCAAACTTACTTAAATCGTTTCACTGCTCAACATATCCAAGAGCTTTCAAGTTTTCACGGACAGCCTCATCGAGTTGTGGGGTTTCCATTTTTTGA
- a CDS encoding sulfatase, with protein MIRKLFVIVLICIFSFLGCRKEEKRTGPPLIRLHELLEDPSTEIKSDVPITSSGFQDFQGEGWTTGTNFISASDRRAIFLFPEAQRKIQGFRLKFQARSAVDRNLKITVQNKQIAVFRLTPEWKQYQLRFSSRDLSKPTVKQLIFQFDGADPAAASPYADFRDLQTSSYLWGRSTLFKDTRSSLAIRAASNIIFQVTLPAQKPRLFFGIGVPSRKKETPQQTQFVYSVIIHTKWGSKELLRRTMHSSPKDAKWKDESVDLSDFAGKQVRLELKSESPSSNLDSYIAWSSPEIYDVASMTNKPNIILISIDTLRADRVFSGFAPNLAAFAKQSIVYRNAYCTFPSTLSSHTSVMTGLYVASHQVSRPTYQIVRTKLIPRELNTIAEVAHQAGYYTAGITDGGFVSGFYGFEQGFQEYLENPEKSHNRVATLDNAQQWIGTNSNRPFFLFLHSYTVHEPFHPPADVFRKLFPKPALDQPPHITMEWLDKVVGGKLIPTEQQKEFVRQCYNAEVYFYDQNFGLLMRKLKQLGLDKNTVILIFGDHGEMFFDRDNTFGHGKTLHKEEISVPLILSLPGKKQEERTDLVSLVDIYPTLAALMGAEIRNPIDGISLLEPPGSAKRSRRTIYYELTYGNEAKWGIQSNEFKMVFDKQKGQQSFYDLRKDPEEKNDLSATAPRTMQSMKALLSAYIQKSVTPTELVKGAQDKKESDELREQLKALGYIN; from the coding sequence ATGATTCGCAAACTGTTCGTAATTGTTCTTATTTGCATCTTTAGTTTCCTCGGTTGCCGGAAGGAAGAAAAGCGAACAGGTCCACCACTGATTCGCCTTCACGAATTATTGGAGGATCCATCAACAGAAATCAAGTCCGATGTGCCGATCACATCTTCAGGATTTCAAGATTTTCAAGGAGAAGGCTGGACGACTGGCACGAATTTTATTTCTGCATCCGATAGACGGGCGATCTTCCTTTTTCCTGAAGCACAAAGGAAAATACAGGGATTCCGGCTGAAGTTTCAAGCTCGTTCTGCTGTCGACCGGAATTTAAAAATCACCGTACAAAACAAACAAATTGCAGTTTTCCGGTTGACTCCGGAATGGAAACAGTATCAGTTAAGATTTTCCTCCAGGGATTTAAGCAAGCCGACTGTCAAGCAGCTGATATTTCAATTTGACGGCGCAGATCCTGCCGCAGCTTCTCCTTATGCCGATTTCCGCGATCTTCAAACGTCATCCTATCTATGGGGTCGCTCCACGCTTTTCAAAGATACTCGTTCTTCACTCGCTATCCGCGCGGCTTCGAACATAATCTTTCAGGTTACGCTTCCTGCGCAAAAACCGCGGCTCTTCTTTGGTATTGGAGTGCCTTCGAGAAAAAAGGAGACTCCTCAACAGACTCAATTCGTATACAGCGTCATCATCCACACCAAGTGGGGTTCAAAGGAATTACTCCGAAGGACCATGCATTCTTCTCCGAAAGATGCGAAATGGAAAGATGAATCAGTAGATCTGAGCGATTTTGCCGGCAAACAAGTGAGATTGGAATTAAAGTCTGAATCTCCATCCAGTAACCTGGATTCCTACATCGCCTGGAGTTCTCCAGAAATCTACGATGTTGCTTCGATGACAAACAAACCGAATATCATTCTGATATCGATTGACACACTTCGCGCTGACCGCGTGTTTTCGGGTTTTGCTCCCAATCTTGCCGCTTTCGCGAAACAGTCGATTGTTTACAGAAATGCATACTGTACTTTCCCAAGTACGCTTTCCTCCCATACTTCGGTGATGACTGGCCTCTATGTTGCCTCGCACCAGGTGTCCAGACCCACATATCAGATTGTGAGAACCAAACTGATTCCACGCGAACTGAATACAATCGCTGAAGTTGCCCATCAAGCAGGGTATTACACCGCGGGTATCACAGATGGCGGATTCGTATCCGGCTTTTATGGCTTTGAACAGGGATTTCAAGAATACCTTGAGAATCCTGAAAAGTCGCATAATCGTGTTGCAACACTGGATAATGCGCAACAATGGATCGGGACCAACTCGAATCGTCCGTTTTTCCTGTTTTTACATTCCTATACCGTCCATGAACCTTTTCATCCTCCTGCAGATGTCTTCAGAAAACTGTTTCCAAAGCCTGCTCTGGATCAGCCTCCGCATATAACTATGGAATGGCTCGACAAAGTGGTGGGCGGCAAGCTTATACCAACCGAGCAACAAAAAGAATTCGTTCGACAGTGTTACAATGCCGAAGTCTATTTCTACGATCAGAATTTTGGCCTATTGATGAGGAAATTGAAACAACTAGGCCTTGACAAAAATACAGTGATCCTGATTTTCGGAGATCATGGAGAAATGTTTTTTGACCGGGATAATACTTTCGGCCACGGGAAAACTCTTCACAAAGAGGAAATCTCAGTTCCCTTGATTTTAAGTCTTCCGGGTAAGAAGCAGGAAGAACGAACGGACCTCGTTTCCCTCGTTGATATCTATCCCACTTTAGCGGCTCTCATGGGCGCTGAAATTAGGAATCCGATTGATGGCATCAGTTTGTTGGAGCCACCCGGCAGCGCAAAGCGGTCGCGACGCACGATCTATTACGAACTAACTTACGGTAATGAAGCCAAATGGGGAATTCAAAGCAACGAATTTAAGATGGTGTTCGATAAACAGAAAGGGCAGCAATCTTTTTACGATTTACGTAAGGATCCCGAGGAAAAGAACGACCTGAGTGCGACCGCACCCAGAACCATGCAATCAATGAAAGCTCTCCTTTCTGCGTATATCCAGAAATCGGTCACGCCCACGGAGCTGGTAAAAGGTGCTCAGGACAAAAAAGAAAGTGATGAACTGCGGGAGCAGCTGAAAGCGCTCGGTTACATTAATTAG
- a CDS encoding alkaline phosphatase family protein, with translation MTRVFSAALLALFLFTGCRASQKSGVEGFWIGAFSTQGRIQNLPAKLNVRGDATCVVLRHPGSKLTIELEGTYSKGSTVRILSAGKNVDIPVKGGRFRHRWSHSSNELAAQAWLRFQFSQPDLVIDYLRFSEGREHPKTLVFALDGATWRVMKKLVKENRLPHIQKLMRNGSYGELISIPRTLSPVVWTSIATGQSPQQHGILDFLDKKKRPVHSGQIRTKRIWNILSEKSSLTIGVIGWFVTWPVESVNGFMISDRAIHSKMSDRERMLSIYPPEVQSYFESVFESRKQKYVAECKRFTSFPLDPQFEKLNPHTMAYRKHRILNRRLFPVYLQDSAYVEAGLDLYSSFQPDVFFLYLRGIDFSQHSYWFHMKPEESWPPIDPEEVKDFHNIVENYYVYVDEQIGRFLEIAPPDVTALVISDHGFKTHIKGHTGNERAVAYHEREGIYVFSGREFKQNHEQNGFSIYDVCPLVLNRYGLPVASDMAGKVPLELYSSAFPRRESKKIASYGPNNENRDFDSIGTGADREIIEQLKTLGYISE, from the coding sequence ATGACGCGTGTTTTTTCCGCAGCATTGCTCGCATTGTTTCTGTTTACTGGTTGTCGTGCCTCTCAGAAATCCGGTGTCGAAGGATTCTGGATCGGCGCATTTTCGACACAGGGACGGATCCAGAATCTTCCTGCGAAATTGAATGTTCGTGGGGATGCGACGTGCGTCGTACTCAGGCATCCCGGTTCAAAACTGACAATTGAGTTAGAAGGAACCTATTCTAAAGGAAGCACCGTCCGTATTTTGTCGGCCGGGAAAAATGTAGATATTCCGGTAAAAGGGGGACGTTTCAGGCATCGTTGGAGTCACTCTTCAAACGAATTGGCCGCGCAGGCCTGGCTACGCTTTCAATTTTCACAACCGGACCTGGTGATTGATTATCTTCGTTTTTCAGAAGGGCGTGAGCATCCAAAAACTTTGGTCTTTGCGCTGGATGGGGCTACGTGGCGTGTAATGAAGAAACTGGTCAAGGAGAACCGTCTTCCTCATATTCAAAAACTGATGCGGAACGGAAGTTATGGAGAATTGATTTCCATCCCCAGGACGCTTTCCCCGGTTGTCTGGACTTCGATTGCGACAGGCCAATCCCCGCAACAGCATGGAATTCTGGACTTTCTGGATAAAAAGAAACGTCCCGTTCATTCCGGTCAGATCCGGACCAAACGCATCTGGAATATCCTTTCCGAAAAATCTTCGCTGACAATCGGTGTGATTGGATGGTTCGTAACCTGGCCTGTTGAGTCGGTGAATGGATTCATGATTTCTGATCGGGCGATCCACTCCAAGATGTCTGATCGAGAAAGGATGCTTTCGATTTATCCTCCCGAGGTCCAATCCTATTTCGAATCGGTTTTCGAGAGCCGAAAGCAAAAATACGTAGCCGAATGCAAGCGATTTACTTCCTTTCCTTTGGATCCGCAATTCGAAAAACTCAATCCTCACACGATGGCGTATCGTAAACACCGGATTCTAAATCGTCGTCTTTTTCCGGTCTATCTTCAAGATTCCGCATACGTAGAGGCAGGTCTCGACTTGTATTCATCTTTCCAACCGGATGTGTTTTTTCTTTATTTGCGTGGCATTGATTTCTCTCAGCATTCGTACTGGTTTCATATGAAGCCTGAAGAATCCTGGCCTCCGATTGATCCGGAAGAAGTTAAGGATTTCCATAATATTGTGGAGAATTATTATGTTTACGTGGATGAACAGATCGGTCGCTTTCTGGAGATCGCGCCTCCTGATGTTACAGCCCTGGTTATCAGCGATCACGGATTTAAGACGCACATAAAAGGACATACGGGGAACGAACGAGCGGTTGCGTATCATGAACGCGAGGGAATTTATGTTTTCAGCGGCCGGGAGTTTAAACAGAATCACGAACAAAATGGATTTTCTATTTATGACGTCTGCCCGTTGGTTCTAAATCGTTATGGATTACCGGTAGCATCCGACATGGCGGGCAAGGTGCCGTTAGAACTATACAGCTCGGCATTCCCGCGGCGAGAGTCTAAGAAGATCGCGAGTTATGGCCCGAACAATGAAAACAGGGATTTCGATTCTATCGGTACGGGGGCCGACCGGGAAATCATAGAACAACTAAAAACTCTGGGTTACATTTCCGAATGA
- a CDS encoding glycosyltransferase family 39 protein, producing the protein MVKRKFSLENPTFAALSLLLLTILFSYPAPFHLSDRLIGSGMDAWQFPWNNFVFRQQILGGEDPYYTDSIFFPIGTSLALHSYTEFNSVTGLLFSPFFNDIAQTNLAILLSTFLTAFGTWLLVRDLTKSSVAALFAAIAFAFCPFRMVRMGGHVNFAITQWIPLGLWSFFRLVDTARLRYAAALGFFFALAHYSNQYYSVYLILILGILLLAGMLFLPEWRKITLLRNVLLAAVIGIICLTPILIRFYKDQQAGILRSMDAEDLARKTAVSLDDYVNIGVMNPWIAKHLPREVVRDRYTRLSAGLVALITGSIGFILAIRQRQKLLLLIAGVGIFFMLLSLGPIVGLGSFEFILPYSLLMKIPLINHVRVPTRFSIIVTFCIAILAAYTVLVALRNNSRVAKILIGVLFLLLVVELSPIPVYTLPLTNSHVFHTIGQNPGSSLLTLPYRFDGMASKEVAYQIIHRQKLFNGRVSRVPFQQTRFFSEIPVARIFRRITLDRIVTDSLLKRDSEIAPVFRSLFDLRYVALFPPYSKSNGYETLLLRLFPDAQLLNRGQEILVYELPRLTASVYELRGRDDALSLFLYENWEPDDVKEKRLFVCKKSEARLLLPAVSEKQNLDVELRLLTESRVIHLKLLADETLIREARLEGDRKTIRATINGSQVKDSHRLLTLRFENSDPVGLQFLRFRIQ; encoded by the coding sequence ATGGTGAAACGTAAATTTTCTTTAGAGAATCCCACTTTCGCTGCACTCTCGCTTCTACTGTTAACAATTCTGTTTAGTTATCCGGCCCCATTTCACTTATCTGATCGCTTAATCGGCAGCGGTATGGATGCATGGCAATTTCCCTGGAATAATTTCGTGTTCCGGCAACAGATTTTGGGAGGCGAAGATCCCTACTACACGGATTCTATCTTCTTTCCCATAGGAACCAGCCTCGCACTCCACTCTTATACGGAGTTTAACAGTGTAACCGGCTTGCTATTCTCTCCTTTTTTCAACGATATTGCACAGACCAATCTTGCGATTTTGCTCTCTACGTTTCTTACGGCCTTTGGCACATGGTTGTTAGTGCGGGACTTGACAAAAAGTTCTGTTGCGGCCCTTTTTGCCGCGATCGCATTCGCGTTTTGCCCATTCCGTATGGTTCGGATGGGAGGCCATGTGAATTTCGCCATCACTCAATGGATTCCACTCGGGCTTTGGAGCTTTTTTCGGCTAGTAGATACAGCCAGGCTCCGTTATGCTGCTGCGCTCGGGTTCTTCTTTGCGTTGGCCCATTATTCAAATCAGTACTACAGCGTATATCTGATTTTGATTCTTGGAATATTGTTGCTGGCAGGCATGTTGTTTCTACCCGAATGGAGGAAAATCACTTTGCTGCGCAATGTTTTATTGGCTGCCGTCATCGGTATTATTTGTTTAACACCGATTTTAATTCGCTTTTACAAGGACCAGCAGGCAGGCATTCTCCGATCCATGGATGCGGAAGATCTGGCCAGAAAAACTGCGGTTAGCCTTGACGATTATGTAAATATCGGAGTGATGAATCCATGGATCGCAAAACATTTGCCAAGGGAAGTGGTGAGAGACAGGTATACCAGGTTGTCGGCCGGGTTAGTGGCGTTGATTACTGGATCCATTGGATTCATTCTCGCTATTCGACAAAGACAGAAACTGCTTTTGTTGATTGCGGGTGTAGGCATTTTCTTTATGCTGCTGTCACTTGGTCCTATAGTGGGATTGGGTTCTTTCGAATTCATTCTTCCCTACTCGTTGCTTATGAAAATACCCCTGATCAACCATGTACGCGTGCCCACGCGATTCAGTATCATCGTCACGTTTTGTATTGCGATCTTAGCCGCTTATACAGTTCTTGTTGCGCTCAGGAACAATTCCCGTGTAGCGAAGATTCTGATTGGTGTTTTATTTCTCCTGTTAGTCGTTGAATTGTCCCCTATACCTGTATACACGCTTCCTCTGACAAATTCGCATGTTTTTCATACGATAGGACAAAATCCTGGTTCCTCTCTCTTAACACTTCCATACCGTTTTGATGGCATGGCTTCCAAGGAGGTCGCGTACCAAATCATTCACCGGCAAAAGCTGTTCAACGGACGGGTTTCACGAGTTCCTTTTCAACAGACCAGATTTTTCTCGGAGATTCCCGTGGCGCGCATCTTCAGACGGATCACACTGGATCGAATCGTGACGGACTCTCTTTTGAAACGAGATAGCGAAATCGCTCCCGTATTCCGAAGCCTTTTCGACTTGCGTTATGTTGCTCTGTTTCCACCATACAGTAAGTCCAATGGCTATGAAACTTTGCTTTTGCGGCTTTTTCCTGACGCGCAACTTCTAAATAGAGGACAAGAAATCCTCGTCTACGAGTTACCCAGGCTAACGGCGTCCGTTTATGAGCTTCGAGGACGTGATGATGCTCTCTCTTTGTTTTTGTATGAAAACTGGGAACCGGACGACGTGAAAGAAAAAAGGCTGTTTGTCTGTAAAAAAAGTGAAGCACGTCTTTTGCTACCTGCCGTTTCGGAAAAGCAAAATCTGGATGTTGAGTTGCGTTTGTTGACAGAATCACGTGTGATTCATCTGAAGTTGCTGGCGGATGAAACGCTGATTCGAGAGGCGCGCCTGGAGGGTGACCGTAAAACCATTCGTGCCACGATTAACGGGTCTCAAGTTAAGGACTCTCATCGCCTGCTTACACTTCGATTCGAAAATTCTGATCCTGTCGGCCTCCAATTCCTGAGATTTCGCATCCAGTAA
- a CDS encoding radical SAM protein, translating to MSFVNRAIRHARISSKNYGTPGTPPFLILFVTSICNLTCEHCFYWRSLNQKDDLTLEEILALSRGLGKVENLNLGGGEPFLRAEFAEICRAFIRNNGVKQIYCPTSGYFTDRTVRYLTDILENEPDLELFAAELSLDGTEEFHNTFRGNPRSFQKAMETYDQLSEMQKHDPRLRIHAISTATSGNLEEIQKLTTYLYERCPAMDHHNLALIRGDRKNPSLQGPELLAYTKLYEYVRHLWAPREKGRFGGSVEPMLQWAKIRTAEERQQVVPCRAGVLSGVVYANGDVSVCETHPPLGNLRHKTFHEIWQSPEAQALRRSIECKECYCTNEIFLWPSIVYQPLQLARAFTESIILNRK from the coding sequence ATGAGCTTTGTGAACCGCGCGATTCGCCACGCGCGAATCTCTTCGAAGAATTACGGGACTCCCGGAACTCCTCCGTTCTTAATTCTTTTTGTCACTTCGATTTGCAATCTCACATGTGAGCACTGTTTTTACTGGCGCAGCCTGAATCAAAAGGATGATTTGACACTCGAGGAAATCCTCGCGCTTTCACGCGGATTGGGAAAAGTGGAGAATTTGAATCTCGGAGGAGGCGAGCCCTTCCTTCGAGCTGAATTCGCCGAAATTTGCCGCGCTTTCATCCGGAATAATGGAGTCAAACAGATTTATTGTCCGACCAGTGGTTACTTCACGGATCGCACCGTTCGTTACCTCACAGATATTCTTGAGAATGAACCTGACCTGGAGCTTTTCGCGGCGGAGTTGTCGCTGGATGGCACCGAAGAGTTTCACAATACATTTCGCGGAAATCCGCGGTCCTTTCAAAAAGCCATGGAGACGTACGATCAACTGTCGGAGATGCAGAAGCACGATCCGCGGTTGCGCATTCATGCAATTTCCACCGCGACTTCCGGCAACCTTGAAGAGATCCAAAAGCTGACGACTTATTTGTATGAGCGGTGTCCGGCGATGGATCATCACAACCTCGCGTTGATTCGAGGCGACCGGAAGAATCCATCCCTGCAGGGTCCGGAACTGCTCGCCTATACAAAGTTATACGAGTACGTACGTCATTTGTGGGCGCCGCGCGAAAAAGGACGTTTCGGTGGATCCGTAGAACCGATGTTGCAATGGGCTAAAATTCGCACTGCTGAGGAAAGACAGCAAGTCGTACCGTGCCGCGCAGGTGTGCTCAGCGGCGTGGTTTATGCAAATGGAGATGTTTCGGTTTGCGAGACCCATCCACCACTGGGAAATCTTCGCCACAAAACATTTCATGAAATCTGGCAATCCCCGGAAGCTCAGGCTCTGCGACGTTCGATTGAGTGCAAAGAATGCTATTGCACGAACGAGATTTTCCTGTGGCCAAGCATTGTCTATCAACCCCTGCAACTGGCCCGCGCATTTACGGAGTCAATAATCTTGAACAGAAAGTAG
- a CDS encoding glycosyltransferase, giving the protein MDQEPELSVIVAVVSDVHHLRKCLESLRTQNDPPSMEIVVPHDGSDVAIPALEQDFPDVQFLKIDDLRTIVNRNGASREHHDELRARGLSIARGKILALIEDHGRAHPDWARRLVEFHQQPHAAIGGSMENDVDRALNWAVYFSDFGRYQNPLPSGPSYFLTDANVSYKRETLENTRSLWQNSFHETTFHDHLLQSGKTLWLAPELIVYQHRQNLSLAKALKERYVWGRSFSGTRAQHCGIAQRLTFLALSPLLPFILLGRKIRAILQKKRLIPEFMKAFPYLILLTLFWSVGEFAGYWTAKPAGKA; this is encoded by the coding sequence ATGGATCAAGAACCGGAATTATCGGTAATCGTTGCTGTGGTAAGTGATGTCCATCATTTGCGCAAGTGTTTGGAATCTCTGCGGACACAAAATGATCCACCCTCAATGGAAATTGTTGTTCCCCACGATGGATCGGATGTTGCAATTCCAGCTCTGGAACAGGATTTTCCCGATGTGCAATTTTTGAAGATCGACGACTTACGCACGATTGTCAACCGGAATGGAGCAAGCCGGGAGCATCACGATGAATTGCGCGCGCGGGGCTTGAGCATCGCGCGCGGGAAAATACTTGCATTGATCGAAGATCACGGACGCGCTCATCCAGATTGGGCGCGACGACTCGTAGAGTTTCATCAGCAACCACATGCGGCCATCGGAGGTTCGATGGAAAACGATGTGGATCGGGCACTCAACTGGGCCGTTTATTTTTCTGATTTTGGACGTTATCAAAATCCGCTTCCCTCCGGCCCTTCTTACTTTCTTACGGATGCAAACGTCTCCTACAAACGTGAGACGCTGGAGAATACTCGATCCCTGTGGCAAAATTCCTTTCACGAAACGACCTTCCACGACCATTTGTTACAAAGTGGAAAAACGCTTTGGCTGGCGCCGGAGTTGATCGTGTATCAGCACCGCCAGAATCTGAGTCTTGCAAAAGCGCTGAAGGAACGCTATGTTTGGGGGCGTTCCTTTTCCGGCACTCGCGCGCAGCATTGCGGTATCGCTCAACGTCTGACGTTTCTCGCGCTATCACCGCTTCTTCCATTTATTCTGCTGGGCCGGAAAATCCGTGCTATATTACAGAAAAAGAGATTGATCCCTGAATTCATGAAAGCTTTTCCCTATCTAATTCTTTTGACTTTGTTCTGGTCTGTTGGCGAATTTGCCGGCTACTGGACTGCAAAGCCGGCAGGGAAGGCATGA
- a CDS encoding glycosyltransferase: MSGALDRLTPKVSVVVASVVGPPFVDDCIASLAQQEDEPDFEVLVVDCHGEGTRNRLQQKYPFVKIFPQDSRKTIPELRRIGVENARGDFVAIIEEHCTAAKNWVNTIANSFDPQVAAIGGTVQDDNYVRLRDWVTYFVEYNAYMPPMPQGNVYDLPGNNVAFRKEILLKHLSQLKEGYWEAFLYSRLAEEGAILKSVPAMVVYHRGPFPYGYYLGQRYLFSRAYAGARRKVMPPGKRFIYTLVSPALPALLLARISARVLQKKHRVGKYVRTFPLLIPAAVVYIAGELMGYLFGPGDALMKVE, from the coding sequence ATGTCTGGAGCTCTTGATCGTTTGACCCCGAAAGTTTCGGTGGTTGTCGCTTCGGTTGTGGGCCCACCTTTCGTCGATGATTGCATCGCTTCACTCGCTCAACAAGAAGATGAGCCCGATTTTGAAGTGCTTGTTGTCGATTGTCACGGCGAAGGAACCCGGAATCGCCTCCAGCAAAAATATCCTTTCGTAAAAATATTTCCGCAGGATTCAAGGAAAACGATTCCGGAGTTACGAAGAATTGGAGTAGAAAATGCTCGTGGAGATTTCGTTGCGATCATAGAAGAACATTGCACTGCAGCAAAAAACTGGGTGAACACTATTGCAAACTCATTCGATCCTCAAGTTGCAGCAATCGGAGGCACGGTTCAGGATGATAACTACGTACGTCTTCGAGATTGGGTCACTTATTTTGTGGAGTACAACGCTTACATGCCACCGATGCCGCAGGGAAATGTTTATGATTTACCCGGGAACAACGTCGCTTTTCGCAAAGAGATTCTCTTAAAGCATCTATCTCAGCTCAAGGAAGGTTATTGGGAGGCGTTTCTATACTCTAGACTTGCAGAGGAGGGTGCCATCTTAAAATCTGTGCCCGCAATGGTTGTGTATCATCGAGGTCCGTTTCCATACGGATATTATCTGGGCCAACGCTATTTATTCAGCCGCGCGTATGCCGGCGCCCGCAGGAAAGTGATGCCGCCCGGAAAGCGCTTTATTTATACTCTGGTTTCACCTGCGCTTCCGGCCTTGCTGCTGGCGAGAATTTCTGCCAGAGTGTTGCAAAAGAAACACCGGGTAGGCAAATATGTCCGAACGTTTCCTTTATTGATTCCTGCGGCCGTTGTTTATATTGCCGGTGAGCTGATGGGCTATTTGTTCGGACCTGGCGATGCTTTGATGAAAGTGGAATAA
- a CDS encoding alkylmercury lyase family protein, which produces MLLFRSEENVDRWCESKGTPKRPILNLHQLWFLALQWYENRLTVESRRPAAEEMVEIFGQIGLTGPFWDPKTDVWSS; this is translated from the coding sequence ATGCTTCTCTTCCGGTCGGAAGAGAATGTCGACCGGTGGTGCGAATCCAAAGGGACTCCGAAGCGTCCCATTTTGAATCTGCATCAGCTCTGGTTTCTTGCATTGCAATGGTACGAAAATCGTTTAACGGTGGAATCAAGACGTCCTGCCGCAGAAGAGATGGTGGAAATCTTCGGACAGATTGGGCTGACCGGTCCATTCTGGGATCCAAAAACTGATGTCTGGAGCTCTTGA